In Bacillota bacterium, the genomic window GCTACTAGCACTCGCCTTGGGTGAGTGCTAATCACGGAAAGGAGGGTATGAGGTGATCAAACCGCTTGCCGACCGGGTAGTCGTGAAGCCCAGCGCCGCCGAGGAGAAGACCAAGGGCGGCATAGTCCTGCCGGACACAGCCAAGGATAAGCCCCAGGAGGGGACTGCGGTAGCCGTAGGTCCCGGCAAGCTCCTGGAGAACGGGACGCGGGTAGCCCCTGAGGTAAAAGTGGGGGACACTGTAGTGTACTCCAAGTACAGCGGTACGGAGATCAAGATCGATGGTGAAGAGCACCTGATCCTCCGGGAAAGCGATATTCTCGCCATCAAGTAAGGATCATCTAGGAAAAGGAGGTAGATGCGCCTTGCCGGCAAAGCAGCTGGCCTTTGACGTTGAAGCAAGGAAGGCCCTGGAGCGCGGCGTTGACGCTGTGACCCGTGCTGTCAGGGTAACCCTTGGACCCAAGGGACGCAATGTGGTGCTGGATAGGAAGTTTGGCTCCCCGCAGATCACCAAAGACGGCGTTACTGTAGCCAAGGAGATCGAGCTGGAAGACCCCTACGAGAACATGGGGGCTCAACTGTGCAAAGAAGTGGCCTCCAAGACCAACGATGTCGCTGGTGACGGCACGACCACGGCGACGGTCCTGGCCCAGGCCATTGTGAAAGAGGGACTCAAGAACGTGGCGGCCGGTGCCAACCCCATCTTCCTGAAGAGGGGCATTGACAAGGCTGTCGCCAAGGCCGTGGAGTCCATCAAGAGCCTCAGCGTCAGCGTCGAGGGCAAGGAAGACATCGCCCATGTAGCGGCCATCGCTGGGAATGACTCCGCCATCGGAACCCTCATAGCCGAAGCCATGGAGAAGGTGGGCAAGGACGGCGTCATTACCGTAGAGGAATCCAAGGGTACTGCCACCACCGTGGAAGTGGTGGAGGGCATGGAATTCGACCGTGGTTACATCTCCCCCTATTTTGTCACCAACCCTGAGGCCATGGAGGCGGTTCTTGAGAACCCCTACATCCTCATCTTTGAGAAGAAGATTTCCGCCGTCACAGACCTCCTGCCCATGCTGGAGAAGGTGGCCCGCTCCGGCAGGCCCCTCCTGGTCATTGCCGAGGACGTCGAGGGCGAAGCCCTGGCAACCCTTGTGGTCAACAGGCTCCGCGGGACCTTCAGCTGTGCTGCCGTGAAGGCGCCTGGTTTCGGTGACCGGCGCAAGGCCATGCTGGAGGACATCGCCATTCTCACCGGCGGGCAGTTCGTCTCGGAAGACATCGGGATCAAGCTGGAGAACGTCGAGATGAATATGCTCGGTGAGGCCAACAAGGTGAAGATAAACAAGGAGAAGACCACGATAGTCGAGGGCAAGGGTGACAGGAAGAAGATCGAGGGTCGTATCTCCCAGATACGCAAGCAGATAGAAGATACGGACTCGGACTATGACAGGGAGAAGCTCCAGGAGCGCCTGGCGAAGCTGGCTGGCGGCGTGGCTGTTGTCAAGGTGGGTGCCGCCACTGAGACGGAGCTCAAGGAGAAGAAGCACCGCGTGGAGGATGCGCTGGCAGCCACAAGGGCTGCTGTGGAAGAGGGCATTGTGGCCGGCGGAGGTGTCACCTACGTCAACATCATCCCCGAGATGGATAAGGTAGAGGCTGAAGGCGATGAGAAGGTGGGAGTGGCCATCGTTCGCAGGGCCCTGGAGGAGCCTCTCCGCCAGATTGCCCATAATGCGGGGCTCGAAGGCTCAGTCATAGTCGAGAAGGTCAAGAGCCTGAACAAGAAGGGCTGGGGCTTGGACGCCATGTCCGAGGAGATCGTTGACCTAGCCAAGGCCGGTATCGTTGACCCTGTCAAGGTGCAAAGGAGCGCCCTGGAGAACGCTGCAAGCGTGGCTGCAATGGTGCTGACAACTGAGGTGCTGGTGGTTGAGGTCCCTGAGAAGGAGAAGAAGCCTCCTTACCCGCCAGCCCCTGACATGGACTACTAAAAGGGGACGTCAGAAGAAGTAAATCCGGGCCCCCCGCTTGTGGGGGGCCCGTACTTTTCCCTGGGTGACGGCCTGGCTCACCACAGGCACACTTTGCGAAAAACCCGCATACGTTGGCCCAGGAGGTGAATCAAAGATGCAACGTATCCCACCGCCGCCACCCTGCCCTGAAGGTTTCCTGGTAACTGTAAGGCCGGGAGACACC contains:
- the groL gene encoding chaperonin GroEL (60 kDa chaperone family; promotes refolding of misfolded polypeptides especially under stressful conditions; forms two stacked rings of heptamers to form a barrel-shaped 14mer; ends can be capped by GroES; misfolded proteins enter the barrel where they are refolded when GroES binds) → MPAKQLAFDVEARKALERGVDAVTRAVRVTLGPKGRNVVLDRKFGSPQITKDGVTVAKEIELEDPYENMGAQLCKEVASKTNDVAGDGTTTATVLAQAIVKEGLKNVAAGANPIFLKRGIDKAVAKAVESIKSLSVSVEGKEDIAHVAAIAGNDSAIGTLIAEAMEKVGKDGVITVEESKGTATTVEVVEGMEFDRGYISPYFVTNPEAMEAVLENPYILIFEKKISAVTDLLPMLEKVARSGRPLLVIAEDVEGEALATLVVNRLRGTFSCAAVKAPGFGDRRKAMLEDIAILTGGQFVSEDIGIKLENVEMNMLGEANKVKINKEKTTIVEGKGDRKKIEGRISQIRKQIEDTDSDYDREKLQERLAKLAGGVAVVKVGAATETELKEKKHRVEDALAATRAAVEEGIVAGGGVTYVNIIPEMDKVEAEGDEKVGVAIVRRALEEPLRQIAHNAGLEGSVIVEKVKSLNKKGWGLDAMSEEIVDLAKAGIVDPVKVQRSALENAASVAAMVLTTEVLVVEVPEKEKKPPYPPAPDMDY
- the groES gene encoding co-chaperone GroES gives rise to the protein MIKPLADRVVVKPSAAEEKTKGGIVLPDTAKDKPQEGTAVAVGPGKLLENGTRVAPEVKVGDTVVYSKYSGTEIKIDGEEHLILRESDILAIK